In the Chroococcidiopsis sp. SAG 2025 genome, one interval contains:
- a CDS encoding glycosyltransferase family 4 protein, with protein sequence MLDKYVQQEQIEKLKIFLPAQSKSKELAPSFNLNIITQFYPPDYAATGQLIEELAVNLGRLGIQVRVFTGQPGYAFKKHAAPIIERSEKILIRRSRTSRMWNARIRGKAINGCLFFFRAILHLLNKKNRGDLLLLTTAPAFLPIVGYIAKLLFGIPYVCLMYDLYPDVAVELDIFSRKNWLVKYWKLLNKKVWHNSEKIIVLSSTMREKVLSHSPEMSDKIVVIHNWANPNWIVPIEKENNWFAQKYELVNTFTVQYSGNMGRCHELDTILEAARQLQDEPIQFVFIGGGAKFQSSFECVKKLGLNNCRFLPYQDKQDLPYSLTACDLSLVSISPKMEGIVAPSKLYGILAAGRPVAAICETHSYLRHLLRESGCGAAFNSGDASGLVQFIRRLKSDRELVKQMGMAGRQYLQFNFTPEIIAKQYSNVLQQAVLTAKRRIVRSRNNSVEAVTEES encoded by the coding sequence ATGCTAGATAAATACGTACAACAAGAGCAAATTGAAAAACTCAAAATATTTTTGCCTGCTCAGAGCAAAAGTAAAGAACTCGCACCTTCTTTCAACTTAAATATTATTACGCAATTTTATCCACCAGACTATGCTGCTACAGGGCAACTCATTGAAGAACTAGCAGTGAATTTAGGACGATTAGGAATTCAAGTAAGGGTTTTTACCGGACAGCCAGGATATGCATTTAAAAAACATGCAGCTCCTATTATAGAACGTTCTGAAAAAATCCTGATTCGGCGATCGCGAACTTCTCGAATGTGGAATGCACGGATTCGAGGCAAAGCCATTAATGGGTGCTTGTTCTTTTTCCGAGCTATCTTACACTTATTAAATAAAAAGAACCGTGGAGATCTCCTACTTCTAACCACTGCACCAGCCTTTTTACCAATCGTCGGCTACATAGCCAAACTCTTATTTGGTATTCCTTACGTTTGTTTAATGTACGATTTATATCCTGATGTTGCAGTTGAGCTAGATATTTTCTCTAGGAAAAATTGGTTAGTAAAATACTGGAAATTACTCAATAAAAAAGTTTGGCACAACTCAGAAAAAATTATTGTTCTCAGCTCAACTATGCGAGAGAAAGTTTTATCTCACTCTCCTGAAATGAGTGACAAAATTGTAGTCATTCATAATTGGGCTAATCCCAACTGGATTGTGCCAATAGAAAAAGAAAATAATTGGTTTGCGCAAAAGTACGAATTGGTCAATACTTTCACCGTGCAGTACTCTGGCAACATGGGTCGCTGTCACGAACTAGATACAATTCTAGAAGCAGCTAGACAATTGCAAGACGAACCAATTCAGTTTGTTTTCATTGGCGGAGGAGCAAAATTTCAATCTAGTTTTGAATGTGTCAAAAAACTCGGTTTAAATAACTGTCGCTTCTTACCCTATCAAGATAAACAAGACTTACCATATTCGCTAACAGCTTGCGATTTATCTTTGGTCAGTATTAGTCCCAAAATGGAAGGAATTGTCGCCCCAAGCAAGCTCTATGGCATTCTAGCAGCTGGTCGTCCCGTCGCTGCCATTTGCGAAACCCATTCCTATTTGCGTCATCTCTTAAGAGAAAGCGGTTGCGGTGCTGCTTTTAATTCAGGTGATGCCAGTGGTTTAGTTCAGTTTATTCGCCGCTTAAAAAGCGATCGCGAACTTGTTAAACAAATGGGAATGGCAGGTCGGCAATATCTCCAATTTAATTTCACGCCAGAAATTATTGCCAAGCAGTACTCAAATGTATTACAGCAAGCAGTTCTAACAGCAAAGAGACGAATTGTTCGTTCTAGAAATAATAGCGTGGAAGCCGTGACAGAAGAAAGCTAA
- a CDS encoding bestrophin family protein, producing MSFRTNTAHEKFWEGCKLWGSLVNTVRNLTRDLWIGVKEETPQDRAQKEYTLRLIVAFAVAMKLHLRGEHVTDELGDLVAETQFFRLKYTNHPPLQIAFWIGDYLQEQHDRDRLNIYQLTSLQKLLDQLVDILGGCERILKTPLPLIYPLILKKLVFVYCLVIPLEIVKEVNWFTSSIITFVSFVLLSIEQIGSEIEEPFGHNSCDLPLDIICNTILHNVEDLIALAPHNGSNNRVR from the coding sequence ATTAGTTTTCGTACTAATACAGCCCATGAAAAATTTTGGGAAGGGTGCAAGCTATGGGGTAGTTTAGTGAATACAGTGCGCAACTTAACTCGTGATTTATGGATTGGTGTTAAAGAGGAGACACCACAAGACCGGGCGCAAAAAGAGTACACTCTTAGATTAATTGTGGCTTTTGCCGTGGCGATGAAACTACATTTAAGAGGCGAACACGTCACTGATGAGCTAGGCGATTTAGTAGCAGAAACTCAGTTTTTTCGGTTGAAATATACAAACCATCCACCCCTACAAATTGCTTTTTGGATTGGTGATTATTTGCAGGAGCAACACGATCGCGATCGCTTGAATATTTATCAGTTAACATCTCTTCAAAAACTACTAGACCAGTTAGTAGATATTTTAGGAGGCTGCGAACGTATCTTAAAAACACCACTACCTTTAATTTATCCGTTAATTTTGAAAAAATTAGTTTTTGTTTATTGCCTTGTTATTCCCCTAGAAATTGTGAAGGAGGTAAATTGGTTTACTAGCAGCATTATTACTTTTGTGAGCTTCGTTTTATTAAGTATCGAACAAATTGGTTCTGAAATTGAAGAACCTTTCGGACACAATTCTTGCGATCTACCACTCGATATTATTTGCAATACCATACTGCATAATGTAGAAGATTTAATTGCTCTAGCTCCTCATAATGGTAGTAATAATAGAGTGCGCTAA
- a CDS encoding WcaF family extracellular polysaccharide biosynthesis acetyltransferase: MYLDRYTLGTYTPGAPLWKQLLWYFVGEPLFRSHWLPISKLKVWILRSFGATVGRSVCIKPGVRVKFPWRLTIGDCVWIGENTWLDNVAPIAIESHVCISQGVYLCTGNHDWSAPDFKLIPAPIHIEQSSWIAARATIGPGVTVGKGAVLSLGSVAGRSLQPMTIYVGNLAQPVKQRAIDDR, encoded by the coding sequence ATGTATCTAGATCGTTACACCCTCGGTACTTATACTCCTGGCGCTCCTTTGTGGAAACAACTCCTGTGGTATTTTGTCGGAGAGCCTTTATTTCGTAGTCATTGGCTACCTATCTCTAAGTTAAAAGTCTGGATACTACGTAGTTTTGGTGCTACAGTTGGTCGCTCTGTCTGTATCAAGCCTGGAGTGCGGGTAAAGTTTCCTTGGCGGTTAACTATAGGTGACTGCGTGTGGATTGGGGAAAATACTTGGCTTGACAACGTTGCGCCGATCGCAATTGAAAGCCATGTCTGTATTTCTCAGGGTGTTTATCTCTGTACTGGCAATCACGACTGGAGCGCTCCTGATTTCAAGCTGATTCCAGCGCCGATTCACATCGAACAGAGTAGCTGGATTGCGGCGCGGGCGACAATTGGTCCTGGTGTCACTGTCGGCAAAGGAGCAGTGTTGAGTCTGGGAAGCGTAGCAGGGCGATCGCTTCAACCCATGACAATCTATGTAGGTAACCTCGCACAACCAGTCAAACAACGAGCGATCGACGATCGGTAA
- a CDS encoding iron-sulfur cluster assembly accessory protein: MIQISPSAAREIQRLRSKQSNPDAFFRLCVQAGGCSGLFYDLRFDEATEQGDCILDCNGIVVAIDADSLDYIQNLKLDYSEDLMGGGFRFSNPQAISTCGCGNSFTMEVDSKE; this comes from the coding sequence ATGATTCAAATTAGTCCCTCTGCTGCTAGAGAAATTCAACGACTTCGATCTAAACAGAGCAATCCCGACGCTTTCTTTCGTTTGTGCGTGCAAGCTGGGGGTTGCTCTGGTTTGTTTTACGATTTGAGATTTGACGAGGCAACAGAGCAGGGTGATTGCATTCTAGACTGCAACGGTATTGTTGTAGCGATCGATGCCGACAGCTTAGACTACATTCAAAATTTAAAACTCGATTATTCAGAAGACTTAATGGGTGGAGGATTTCGCTTCTCTAATCCTCAAGCGATCTCGACTTGTGGTTGTGGCAACTCCTTTACTATGGAAGTAGACTCTAAAGAATAG
- a CDS encoding phosphomannose isomerase type II C-terminal cupin domain, translated as MVQTQETSQAHAPTLPIPTAVAPKSVAATELRPWGSFTVLEEGRGYKIKRIEVKPGHRLSLQMHHHRSEHWIVVSGTAKVLCGDREIMLCNNQSTYVPQCTSHRLENPGAIPLILIEVQNGEYLGEDDIVRFQDDYSRG; from the coding sequence ATGGTTCAAACTCAAGAAACTTCCCAGGCTCACGCACCTACTCTACCGATTCCTACCGCGGTTGCTCCTAAAAGCGTCGCCGCTACGGAATTACGCCCTTGGGGTTCTTTTACAGTATTAGAAGAAGGGCGCGGATACAAAATTAAGCGAATTGAAGTTAAACCAGGGCATCGCCTCAGCCTGCAAATGCATCACCACCGTAGCGAACACTGGATTGTTGTTTCTGGTACTGCCAAGGTTTTGTGTGGCGATCGCGAAATTATGCTTTGTAACAACCAATCTACCTACGTACCTCAGTGTACCTCTCATCGTTTAGAAAATCCCGGTGCAATCCCCCTGATACTCATTGAAGTACAAAACGGAGAATACTTGGGCGAAGACGATATCGTCCGATTTCAAGATGACTATTCTAGGGGCTAG
- a CDS encoding polysaccharide biosynthesis tyrosine autokinase produces the protein MDYNTQIIVLRSPEILVPIAKNISVRYPDINYDSLLEELKISRYQETKILEVSYRDSDPQKIQFVLEQLAKGYLKYSLQEQQTNLRQGIQFVNTQLPQLQARVNSLQLQLQRFREQYSLFSPEEKTGQLFEKYSTLEFQKLEIQKDLAEAQKLYNALQSKSGTKLALELEAKARHGVGTSQQESTVDHSQNSLAIAAIDESSSPSRAISPQAQQDAPQYQSLLAQLQNIDTEIAKNATIYRVDSPYIQSLKQKRESLLPLLQKEGVQALENQRASVLSQLSILQVRAAKNTQALDRLNREIDGMPNLARRYTDLQRELVIATESLNRFLERRESLQIENAQKETPWQLISPPQLPSLPIFPNVPRFLILGTVASILAGIGAALLVERLDNVVHSPDELKEATKLPILGIIPFHKNLAKNLAGEETNQRQENSRSRFNRNAYGYHYFPFIESFRSLYTNIGFLGSDTPIHSLVISSSVHADGKSTISTHLAQAAAAMGRRVLLVDADLRVPQIHHILHLSNDTGLSNAITTNVPVADLIQRSPAWENLFVLTAGQIPPDPTKLLSSHKMRNIMEQLRQQYDLVIYDTPPLLGLADASLLAPLTAGIAIVTRMDKTDRALLMQTLDQLKLSRTQILGAICNGVKDYKATTSYYHYYYQPRTQVAE, from the coding sequence TTGGATTACAACACACAGATTATTGTTTTACGTAGCCCTGAAATTCTGGTTCCTATCGCTAAAAACATTTCTGTTCGGTATCCAGATATTAATTACGATTCTTTACTAGAGGAATTGAAGATTTCCCGCTATCAAGAAACAAAAATTTTAGAAGTTAGCTATCGAGATTCCGACCCACAAAAAATTCAATTTGTTCTAGAGCAGCTAGCCAAAGGATATTTAAAATACAGTTTACAGGAGCAGCAAACAAATCTACGTCAGGGAATTCAGTTTGTTAATACTCAGTTACCTCAATTGCAAGCACGAGTCAACAGTTTGCAATTGCAATTACAAAGATTTAGAGAACAATACAGCTTATTCTCCCCAGAAGAAAAAACGGGACAGCTATTTGAAAAATACAGCACTTTAGAATTTCAGAAATTAGAGATTCAAAAAGATTTAGCGGAAGCTCAGAAACTCTACAATGCCTTGCAAAGTAAATCTGGCACTAAGTTAGCGCTAGAACTGGAAGCAAAAGCTCGTCATGGGGTGGGAACTTCGCAGCAAGAATCGACAGTTGACCACTCTCAAAACTCGCTAGCGATCGCGGCTATAGATGAATCTTCTTCGCCCAGTCGTGCAATATCACCGCAAGCTCAGCAAGATGCTCCTCAATATCAGAGTTTACTCGCTCAGTTGCAGAATATAGATACTGAAATTGCCAAGAATGCAACTATTTATCGAGTAGATAGCCCGTACATTCAGTCGCTGAAACAGAAACGGGAAAGTTTGCTACCACTATTACAGAAAGAGGGAGTGCAGGCACTAGAAAATCAACGTGCGTCAGTATTAAGCCAACTTTCCATACTCCAAGTTAGAGCAGCGAAGAATACCCAAGCACTCGATCGCTTAAATCGAGAAATCGACGGAATGCCAAATTTGGCACGTCGTTACACTGACTTACAGCGAGAGTTAGTTATTGCTACTGAAAGTTTGAACCGTTTTCTAGAAAGACGAGAGTCGCTGCAAATCGAAAATGCTCAAAAAGAGACTCCTTGGCAACTCATTTCACCACCTCAGCTACCTTCTCTGCCTATCTTTCCTAATGTTCCACGATTCCTCATCTTAGGCACGGTAGCTAGTATATTAGCTGGAATTGGAGCAGCGCTACTCGTGGAAAGGCTCGATAATGTCGTTCATTCACCTGATGAGTTGAAAGAAGCGACAAAGCTACCAATATTAGGTATAATTCCTTTCCATAAAAACCTAGCTAAGAATCTAGCAGGTGAAGAAACGAATCAGAGGCAAGAGAACAGCAGGTCGCGTTTCAACAGAAATGCTTACGGCTACCACTATTTCCCTTTCATAGAATCTTTCCGATCGCTGTATACTAACATCGGCTTTTTAGGTTCCGATACACCGATCCACTCTCTCGTCATCAGTTCTTCCGTCCACGCTGACGGTAAATCTACTATCTCAACTCACTTAGCCCAAGCAGCAGCAGCAATGGGACGCAGGGTGTTACTAGTCGATGCAGATCTACGCGTACCGCAGATTCATCACATTCTACATCTATCCAATGACACGGGATTGAGTAATGCAATAACAACTAACGTACCAGTTGCCGATTTAATTCAGCGATCGCCTGCCTGGGAGAACTTGTTTGTTTTAACCGCAGGTCAAATTCCTCCCGATCCTACTAAACTGTTATCCTCTCACAAGATGCGCAACATCATGGAGCAGTTGCGGCAGCAGTATGACTTAGTGATTTACGACACTCCACCACTATTAGGTTTAGCAGATGCGAGTTTACTGGCTCCTCTAACCGCAGGAATTGCGATCGTCACGCGGATGGATAAAACTGACCGTGCGCTGCTAATGCAGACCCTCGATCAGTTAAAACTATCTCGCACTCAAATTTTAGGTGCAATTTGTAACGGGGTGAAAGATTATAAAGCTACAACTTCTTACTATCACTACTACTATCAACCTCGGACTCAGGTAGCAGAATAG
- a CDS encoding phosphodiester glycosidase family protein: MKRKFCLLPTSALLWLLTTAPWLTFTAANAQIQPPVTPPVTPSSVPQNTPSRSTTPNGLLAAGDRISLNGRILSAAWRQWEAQPATNRIQTAISDLGLMQLGVELLNTQNVNRQPIRWFTTPDAPPLVSSIWHSGAYRYLDLSQLAAKVGWQLQSEGDILRITTPAAKITALRQGKQTWGDRLVVDLDRPTPWQLTQQPPVTKPKVPLAELPDDPKQQLPSQAVSTLSPPYQQWKIAIDAAINPELVQQLNATLAIQLPKRSQISPTPLVKLGTSANLTTIDLSLPVGIFPRVSTLSQPNRIIIDLRPDAMVERDILWARGLRWQQKYINLGRDRFPVTWLEVNPRTAGLALRPIWSAANSLIGTAPILTTAQRYTATAAINAGFFNRNNKLPLGAIRREGRWLSSPILNRGAIAWNDAGQFKIGRLQRQETAIASTGQSLPIVNLNSGYIQAGISRYTSDWGTTYTPLTNNEAIAIVQNNQVTANLSGGLAGKTAFPIPLNGYLLAFRTGSTANLLPIGTLVRLTDGTVPNEFAQYPHALGAGPLLVQNRQIVLNAKAEGFSDAFSRQTAVRSAIGVTATGNLLIATVHNRVGGAGSTLWETAKLLQQLGSIDALNLDGGSSTSLYLGGQLVNRSPVTAARVHNGLGIFLESE, encoded by the coding sequence GTGAAACGAAAATTTTGTTTGCTGCCAACTTCAGCATTATTATGGTTGCTAACTACAGCACCGTGGCTGACGTTCACTGCTGCTAATGCTCAAATTCAACCGCCTGTAACCCCACCTGTTACGCCATCATCCGTACCGCAAAATACCCCCAGCCGTTCCACCACACCAAATGGACTACTTGCAGCAGGCGATCGCATCTCCTTAAACGGTCGCATTCTATCCGCAGCTTGGCGACAGTGGGAAGCGCAGCCAGCCACAAACAGAATTCAAACGGCAATTAGCGATCTAGGATTGATGCAACTGGGTGTAGAGTTACTGAATACTCAGAATGTGAACCGACAACCGATTCGGTGGTTTACGACTCCTGATGCTCCACCGCTCGTCTCAAGCATTTGGCACAGTGGCGCGTATCGTTATTTAGATCTATCTCAATTAGCAGCAAAAGTAGGTTGGCAACTGCAAAGCGAAGGTGACATTCTGCGAATTACTACGCCAGCCGCAAAGATTACAGCGCTGCGCCAGGGTAAACAAACGTGGGGCGATCGCTTGGTAGTAGATTTAGATCGCCCTACGCCCTGGCAACTAACGCAACAGCCTCCGGTAACTAAACCAAAAGTGCCGCTTGCCGAACTCCCGGACGATCCAAAACAGCAATTACCATCTCAGGCAGTCTCCACCCTCTCACCTCCATATCAACAATGGAAAATTGCGATCGACGCTGCCATAAACCCTGAGTTAGTCCAGCAGTTAAACGCTACTCTAGCCATCCAATTGCCAAAACGGAGTCAGATTTCACCAACTCCCCTGGTTAAATTAGGCACGAGTGCGAATCTCACCACGATCGATCTCAGCTTACCTGTGGGCATCTTTCCCCGCGTCAGTACCCTCAGCCAACCTAACCGCATCATTATCGATTTGCGCCCCGATGCGATGGTGGAACGCGATATTCTGTGGGCTAGAGGCTTGCGTTGGCAACAAAAGTATATTAATTTAGGTCGCGATCGCTTTCCCGTGACATGGTTAGAAGTTAACCCCCGCACTGCGGGGCTAGCCCTCCGACCAATTTGGAGTGCAGCAAATTCTCTGATTGGGACTGCCCCAATTTTGACCACCGCTCAACGTTACACAGCTACTGCTGCTATTAACGCTGGATTTTTTAACCGTAACAACAAATTACCCTTGGGGGCAATTCGTCGCGAGGGGCGCTGGCTGTCTAGTCCAATTCTCAACCGAGGCGCGATCGCTTGGAACGATGCCGGACAATTTAAAATCGGTCGCTTGCAACGACAAGAAACAGCGATCGCTTCTACGGGGCAAAGTTTGCCAATCGTCAATCTGAATAGCGGCTATATTCAAGCAGGAATTTCCCGTTATACCTCTGATTGGGGAACTACCTATACGCCCTTGACGAATAACGAAGCGATCGCGATCGTCCAAAATAATCAAGTTACCGCTAATCTTTCAGGCGGTTTAGCCGGAAAAACCGCCTTTCCCATCCCACTCAACGGTTACTTACTCGCATTCAGGACTGGTAGTACTGCTAACCTACTGCCTATTGGCACGCTGGTACGCTTGACCGATGGCACTGTTCCCAACGAGTTTGCTCAATACCCTCACGCGCTCGGTGCTGGACCATTATTAGTTCAAAACCGCCAAATCGTTCTCAACGCCAAAGCAGAAGGATTCAGCGATGCCTTCAGCCGCCAAACCGCCGTGCGTAGCGCTATTGGTGTCACGGCAACAGGTAACTTGCTCATTGCTACAGTTCACAACCGAGTGGGTGGGGCTGGTTCTACTTTATGGGAAACTGCCAAGCTTTTGCAGCAATTGGGTAGTATTGATGCTCTCAATCTTGACGGAGGTAGTTCCACCAGCCTTTACTTAGGGGGACAACTCGTCAATCGCTCTCCTGTCACCGCAGCTCGCGTTCACAACGGGTTGGGAATTTTTCTAGAAAGTGAGTAG
- the rpsG gene encoding 30S ribosomal protein S7 yields the protein MSRRAVAQKRPIPSDSVYNSRLISMMMRRVMRSGKKSLAARIIYDAMKTIEERTGNDPLETFEKAVRNATPLVEVKARRVGGATYQVPMEVRPERGTALALRWLIQFSRQRSGRSMSMKLANELMDAANETGSSIRKREETHRMADANKAFAHYRY from the coding sequence ATGTCCCGTCGTGCTGTAGCGCAAAAGCGCCCCATCCCTTCCGATTCCGTATACAACAGTCGCCTGATTAGTATGATGATGCGCCGCGTCATGCGCAGTGGCAAGAAATCGCTGGCAGCAAGAATCATTTATGATGCGATGAAAACAATCGAAGAGCGTACTGGCAACGATCCGCTGGAAACTTTCGAGAAAGCCGTGCGGAATGCTACACCTTTAGTAGAAGTCAAAGCTCGTCGGGTGGGAGGAGCAACCTACCAAGTACCGATGGAAGTCAGACCAGAACGGGGAACGGCACTAGCATTACGCTGGTTGATCCAATTTTCTAGACAGCGTTCCGGTCGTTCTATGTCTATGAAGTTGGCGAACGAATTGATGGATGCTGCTAATGAGACGGGTAGTTCGATCCGCAAACGGGAAGAGACTCACCGGATGGCTGATGCCAACAAAGCCTTTGCTCACTACCGTTACTAA
- a CDS encoding GAF domain-containing protein, with translation MTRTLSFVFSSNREIFEVDEMEANSFDFAPKTATDRYSLTYRNIYRNFRKSSIDIDISNSCGASQTRKQTYLRDREILNKILSLAIQSLNRENCLDNLLLEIRQAIQTDRVLVYSFDRDWSGTIVAESVIAQFPNAIGCRIDDPCFREDYAQQYSDGRIRAIANIYAADLTECHIKTLEQLAVEASLVVPITSDNGLLGLLIAHHCDAPRHWQIEEVELFRQLATIVSSILQHKISQQERQSAVEYAQRLKQMTQVVQQAHSSSDLFNAVTTTMRQIFQADRVLVYRFVTDGSGIVVAESVAPGLPQTLNHPLDRFYGYESEIQQSDRQGVRAIANIHTAGLTIDQIDALEQFAVKAQLVAPIVSNGKLVGSLITHQCIAPRTWQPTEIDLFEQIAVQIGLALDRVALLEYRATAVKQVQMRQQIVLQLRRSLVQSDILTTVTDELKSALQTERVVVYRCDRDRGSTVIAESVTPGLPQGLNHRLDDPFWRNDRTAYEQIGYARAVNNVYTAGLSDRCIHNLERFAVKSSLIAPILMQDELFGLLVAHQCFGFREWQQTEIDFYTQVAIDVGFALEQAQLHGKLAQIAQIAMHLDGCIPTTAQQPATAKSLSPQINCFNSEDKEHDATVAF, from the coding sequence TTGACGAGAACGTTAAGTTTTGTATTTTCTAGTAATAGAGAAATTTTTGAGGTTGATGAAATGGAGGCAAATTCCTTCGACTTCGCTCCCAAAACTGCTACAGATAGGTACAGTCTTACCTATCGTAATATCTATCGTAACTTTAGAAAATCATCTATTGATATTGATATTTCAAATAGTTGTGGAGCGAGTCAAACGCGCAAGCAAACTTACTTGCGCGATCGAGAAATTCTCAACAAAATTTTATCGCTTGCGATTCAATCGCTCAATCGCGAAAATTGTTTAGACAACCTACTGTTAGAAATTAGACAAGCAATCCAAACCGATCGAGTACTCGTCTATAGTTTCGATCGCGATTGGAGTGGCACGATAGTAGCAGAATCGGTAATTGCTCAGTTTCCCAACGCCATTGGTTGCCGGATAGACGATCCTTGTTTCCGAGAAGATTACGCACAACAATATAGTGACGGACGAATACGGGCGATCGCTAATATCTATGCTGCGGATTTGACTGAGTGTCACATCAAAACTTTGGAACAACTTGCAGTTGAAGCAAGTTTAGTCGTACCAATTACAAGCGACAATGGACTGCTAGGTTTGCTCATTGCCCATCACTGCGACGCACCTCGTCACTGGCAGATAGAAGAGGTCGAGTTGTTTAGACAACTTGCCACTATAGTCAGCTCGATCCTGCAACACAAGATCTCACAACAAGAGCGGCAATCTGCTGTGGAGTATGCCCAGAGATTAAAACAAATGACTCAGGTAGTGCAGCAAGCGCACTCATCATCCGATCTGTTTAATGCTGTCACCACAACAATGAGACAGATATTTCAAGCAGATAGAGTATTAGTTTATCGTTTTGTTACAGATGGTAGCGGCATTGTTGTAGCAGAATCAGTTGCTCCTGGTTTGCCTCAAACCCTAAATCATCCGCTCGATCGCTTTTATGGGTACGAAAGCGAGATTCAACAGAGCGATCGTCAGGGAGTACGAGCGATCGCCAACATTCATACTGCTGGACTAACGATAGATCAAATCGATGCCTTAGAACAGTTTGCCGTCAAAGCTCAATTAGTCGCACCAATTGTCAGTAACGGTAAACTGGTAGGTTCGCTCATTACCCATCAGTGTATTGCACCCCGTACTTGGCAACCAACAGAAATCGATTTATTCGAGCAGATTGCCGTTCAAATTGGCTTGGCACTGGATCGGGTAGCACTGCTAGAGTATCGAGCCACAGCAGTCAAGCAAGTACAGATGCGGCAACAAATAGTGTTACAGTTGCGACGATCGCTCGTACAGTCGGATATTTTGACAACTGTGACAGACGAACTCAAATCTGCCCTACAAACCGAGCGCGTGGTAGTTTATCGCTGCGATCGCGATCGCGGTAGCACAGTTATAGCTGAATCGGTCACCCCTGGCTTACCCCAAGGTTTAAATCATCGTCTTGACGATCCTTTCTGGCGGAACGATCGCACTGCATACGAGCAAATTGGTTACGCTCGTGCTGTGAACAACGTTTACACAGCTGGACTGAGCGACCGCTGCATTCATAATTTAGAGCGCTTTGCCGTTAAGAGTAGCCTCATAGCACCTATCCTGATGCAAGATGAGCTATTTGGCTTGTTAGTTGCCCATCAATGCTTTGGTTTCAGGGAATGGCAGCAAACTGAAATTGACTTCTATACCCAAGTCGCGATCGATGTAGGTTTTGCTTTGGAACAAGCACAATTACATGGCAAACTAGCTCAAATCGCCCAAATTGCCATGCATCTTGATGGCTGTATTCCAACAACAGCGCAACAACCAGCAACAGCAAAGTCATTATCACCGCAAATAAATTGCTTCAATTCTGAAGACAAAGAACATGATGCTACGGTTGCATTCTAG
- the rpsL gene encoding 30S ribosomal protein S12, giving the protein MPTIQQLIRNERQVAKKKTKSPALKQCPQRRGVCTRVYTTTPKKPNSALRKVARVRLTSGFEVTAYIPGIGHNLQEHSVVMIRGGRVKDLPGVRYHIIRGTLDTAGVKDRKQGRSKYGTKRPKQ; this is encoded by the coding sequence ATGCCAACCATACAGCAGCTCATCCGTAACGAACGTCAAGTAGCGAAAAAGAAAACAAAATCCCCTGCTCTGAAACAATGTCCGCAACGTCGGGGCGTTTGTACAAGAGTATATACGACCACACCGAAAAAGCCCAATTCAGCTCTACGAAAAGTTGCTAGGGTTCGCCTAACTTCTGGTTTTGAGGTTACGGCATATATTCCTGGTATCGGACATAACCTGCAAGAACACTCCGTCGTCATGATTCGTGGTGGTAGGGTAAAAGATCTACCAGGCGTGCGGTATCACATCATTCGCGGTACTTTGGACACCGCTGGAGTAAAAGACCGCAAACAAGGACGCTCGAAGTACGGAACTAAGAGACCAAAGCAGTAA